A genomic region of Haliotis asinina isolate JCU_RB_2024 chromosome 1, JCU_Hal_asi_v2, whole genome shotgun sequence contains the following coding sequences:
- the LOC137272976 gene encoding uncharacterized protein encodes MDGQVVHAEMDGQVVDAEINEQVVHAEMDGQVVHAEMDGQVVDAEINEQVVDAEIDVQVVHTGMNGQVMDAEMDGQVVHAGMNGQVVDAEIDVQVVHTGMNGQVMDAEMDGQVVHAGMNGQVVAAGMDGQVVHAGIDGQVAHARMNGQVMDAQMDGQVVHAGMDGQVVAAEMDGQVLDAEMDGPDVDAEMDG; translated from the coding sequence ATGGATGGGCAGGTGGTGCATGCTGAAATGGATGGGCAGGTGGTGGATGCTGAAATAAATGAGCAGGTGGTGCATGCTGAAATGGATGGGCAGGTGGTGCATGCTGAAATGGATGGGCAGGTGGTGGATGCTGAAATAAATGAGCAGGTGGTGGATGCTGAGATAGATGTACAGGTAGTGCATACTGGGATGAATGGGCAGGTAATGGATGCTGAGATGGATGGGCAGGTGGTGCATGCTGGGATGAATGGGCAGGTGGTGGATGCTGAGATAGATGTACAGGTAGTGCATACTGGGATGAATGGGCAGGTAATGGATGCTGAGATGGATGGGCAGGTGGTGCATGCTGGGATGAATGGGCAGGTGGTGGCTGCTGGGATGGATGGGCAGGTGGTGCATGCTGGGATAGATGGACAGGTGGCGCATGCTCGGATGAATGGGCAGGTAATGGATGCTCAGATGGATGGGCAGGTGGTGCATGCTGGGATGGATGGGCAGGTGGTGGCTGCTGAGATGGATGGGCAGGTGCTGGATGCTGAGATGGATGGGCCTGATGTGGATGCTGAGATGGATGGGTAG
- the LOC137272996 gene encoding uncharacterized protein, with protein MDGQVVHAEMDGQVVDAEINEQVVDAEIDVQVVHTGMNGQVMDAEMDGQVVHAGMNGQVVDAEIDVQVVHTGMNGQVMDAEMDGQVVHAGMNGQVVAAGMDGQVVHAGIDGQVAHARMNGQVMDAQMDGQMVHAGMDGQVVAAEMDGQVLDAEMDGPDVDAEMDG; from the coding sequence ATGGATGGGCAGGTGGTGCATGCTGAAATGGATGGGCAGGTGGTGGATGCTGAAATAAATGAGCAGGTGGTGGATGCTGAGATAGATGTACAGGTAGTGCATACTGGGATGAATGGGCAGGTAATGGATGCTGAGATGGATGGGCAGGTGGTGCATGCTGGGATGAATGGGCAGGTGGTGGATGCTGAGATAGATGTACAGGTAGTGCATACTGGGATGAATGGGCAGGTAATGGATGCTGAGATGGATGGGCAGGTGGTGCATGCTGGGATGAATGGGCAGGTGGTGGCTGCTGGGATGGATGGGCAGGTGGTGCATGCTGGGATAGATGGACAGGTGGCGCATGCTCGGATGAATGGGCAGGTAATGGATGCTCAGATGGATGGGCAGATGGTGCATGCTGGGATGGATGGGCAGGTGGTGGCTGCTGAGATGGATGGGCAGGTGCTGGATGCTGAGATGGATGGGCCTGATGTGGATGCTGAGATGGATGGGTAG
- the LOC137272986 gene encoding uncharacterized protein, whose product MDGQVVHAGMDGQVVDAEINEQVVDAEKDVQVVHTGMNGQVMDAEMDGQVVHAGMNGQVVAAGMDGQVVHAGIDGQVAHARMDGQVMDAQMDRQVVHAGMDGQVVAAEMDGQVLDAEMDGPDVDAEMDG is encoded by the coding sequence ATGGATGGGCAGGTGGTGCATGCTGGGATGGATGGGCAGGTGGTGGATGCTGAAATAAATGAGCAGGTGGTGGATGCTGAGAAAGATGTACAGGTAGTGCATACTGGGATGAATGGGCAGGTAATGGATGCTGAGATGGATGGGCAGGTGGTGCATGCTGGGATGAATGGGCAGGTGGTGGCTGCTGGGATGGATGGGCAGGTGGTGCATGCTGGGATAGATGGACAGGTGGCGCATGCTCGGATGGATGGGCAGGTAATGGATGCTCAGATGGATAGGCAGGTGGTGCATGCTGGGATGGATGGGCAGGTGGTGGCTGCTGAGATGGATGGGCAGGTGCTGGATGCTGAGATGGATGGGCCTGATGTGGATGCTGAGATGGATGGGTAG
- the LOC137272967 gene encoding uncharacterized protein, translating to MDGQVVHAGMDGQVVDAEINEQVVDAEKDVHVVHTGMNGQVMDAEMDGQVVHAGMNGQVVAAGMDGQVVHAGIDGQVAHARMNGQVMDAQMDGQVVHAGMDGQVVAAEMDGQVLDAEMDGPDVDAEMDG from the coding sequence ATGGATGGGCAGGTGGTGCATGCTGGGATGGATGGGCAGGTGGTGGATGCTGAAATAAATGAGCAGGTGGTGGATGCTGAGAAAGATGTACATGTAGTGCATACTGGGATGAATGGGCAGGTAATGGATGCTGAGATGGATGGGCAGGTGGTGCATGCTGGGATGAATGGGCAGGTGGTGGCTGCTGGGATGGATGGGCAGGTGGTGCATGCTGGGATAGATGGACAGGTGGCGCATGCTCGGATGAATGGGCAGGTAATGGATGCTCAGATGGATGGGCAGGTGGTGCATGCTGGGATGGATGGGCAGGTGGTGGCTGCTGAGATGGATGGGCAGGTGCTGGATGCTGAGATGGATGGGCCTGATGTGGATGCTGAGATGGATGGGTAG